One window from the genome of Fulvivirga lutea encodes:
- a CDS encoding tetratricopeptide repeat-containing sensor histidine kinase, with the protein MQRIINWLLTCVLLAVTCQGISQNRLVIDSLKNKLDTSETTQKIGAFNQLGWQYRKMYPDSSIYFLESALELMELVGSFELQPETYNFLGVAYLYKGDYLVSYDYHEKAKDTAFENKDSLQYGHALNSLGRLYEGTAAYDKAIEYYNEALSIFQKLDDRIGLAYIYSSLATFYQSQKSYIKAEEMSKRALKIRLDEELWAGAAFSYLELAKIYADAGKDEEALETISRAKQYSDSVQANLVLKAEVNTEIARQYRHRNRLDEAEGLMKTAKKLAEGISNQNLFMKVYNEYGQLKYALGDYNEAITYHKKVVNAAEKSAFWSELKDAYYHLSKNYESLGNLKLAFENFKKYNEIEIKFLDTEKARLVQQHESRIALETRARENELLKIEKQKNEALLSEQKIRNIALVALITVMLVLLITFMFYSFKRKKANAILTKQKDQLADINLQKDTLMNVLAHDLKAPFNRIGGLVDLMKADKGNEEQYIGMIDEISHGGIQLIKNILEINKLESGETKDYIAKVDVQELINQKAHNYGEDAKLKGIKLSMNVEVDRLFTTNEVFLERIIDNLISNAIKYSRSDKEVQVSVKVDDSKLIFSVEDQGPGFTEEDKKMLYTKFKTLSAKPTAGEASNGLGLSLVKSLVNKLNGTITLDSELGKGSKFEVIIPELT; encoded by the coding sequence ATGCAACGGATAATTAATTGGCTTTTAACGTGTGTTTTGTTGGCGGTTACCTGTCAGGGTATCAGCCAAAACAGGCTTGTTATTGATAGCCTTAAAAATAAGTTAGATACCTCTGAAACTACTCAGAAAATTGGAGCTTTTAATCAGTTAGGTTGGCAGTACAGAAAAATGTACCCTGATAGCTCGATTTATTTTCTAGAAAGTGCACTGGAGTTGATGGAACTTGTGGGTTCTTTTGAACTGCAGCCGGAAACCTACAATTTTTTAGGGGTTGCTTATCTGTATAAAGGAGATTATCTGGTTTCGTATGATTATCATGAAAAGGCAAAAGACACAGCCTTTGAAAATAAAGATAGTTTACAATATGGCCATGCTTTAAATAGCCTGGGCAGATTATATGAAGGCACGGCAGCTTATGATAAGGCCATAGAATATTACAATGAAGCACTGTCTATTTTTCAAAAACTAGATGACAGAATAGGCCTTGCTTATATCTACTCAAGCCTTGCCACTTTCTACCAAAGTCAGAAATCATATATCAAGGCAGAAGAAATGTCTAAACGGGCTTTAAAGATTAGATTAGATGAAGAGTTATGGGCTGGCGCAGCCTTCAGTTATTTAGAGCTTGCCAAAATTTATGCAGATGCTGGTAAAGATGAAGAAGCCTTAGAGACCATAAGCAGAGCCAAGCAATATAGCGATAGTGTACAGGCCAATTTAGTGTTAAAGGCCGAAGTGAACACTGAAATTGCGAGGCAATACCGACATAGAAACAGGCTGGATGAGGCAGAAGGCCTTATGAAAACAGCGAAAAAACTAGCAGAAGGCATAAGCAATCAAAACCTGTTTATGAAAGTGTATAATGAATATGGCCAATTAAAATATGCACTTGGGGATTATAATGAAGCAATTACTTATCATAAAAAAGTTGTAAATGCCGCAGAGAAATCTGCATTCTGGAGCGAATTGAAAGACGCTTATTATCATCTATCTAAGAATTACGAGAGCCTGGGTAATTTAAAGTTGGCCTTTGAGAATTTTAAAAAGTATAATGAAATAGAAATTAAGTTTTTAGATACGGAGAAAGCCCGCCTTGTTCAGCAACATGAATCTCGCATTGCCTTAGAGACAAGAGCACGTGAGAATGAATTGTTGAAAATTGAAAAGCAGAAAAATGAAGCACTGTTATCAGAGCAAAAGATCAGAAACATTGCATTAGTAGCGCTCATTACGGTCATGCTTGTGTTATTAATAACATTTATGTTTTATTCATTCAAAAGAAAGAAAGCAAATGCTATACTCACTAAGCAAAAAGATCAGTTAGCCGATATTAATTTACAGAAAGACACGCTAATGAATGTGTTGGCACATGACTTGAAAGCTCCATTTAATCGGATTGGAGGGCTAGTAGATTTAATGAAAGCCGATAAAGGAAATGAGGAGCAATACATTGGTATGATTGATGAAATCAGCCATGGTGGGATTCAACTCATTAAAAATATTTTGGAAATAAATAAGTTAGAAAGCGGTGAGACGAAAGATTATATAGCTAAAGTTGATGTACAGGAGCTGATCAATCAAAAAGCTCATAATTATGGTGAGGACGCTAAGTTAAAGGGAATCAAGCTTAGCATGAATGTAGAGGTAGACCGGTTATTCACAACCAATGAAGTGTTTTTAGAACGAATTATTGATAACCTAATATCAAATGCCATCAAATACTCTCGATCCGATAAAGAAGTCCAGGTTTCTGTAAAAGTAGATGATTCTAAATTGATTTTTTCAGTAGAGGATCAAGGTCCTGGGTTTACCGAAGAAGATAAAAAAATGCTTTATACAAAGTTTAAAACACTCTCTGCGAAGCCAACAGCAGGAGAGGCATCGAATGGTTTAGGGTTATCACTGGTAAAATCTCTTGTAAATAAATTGAACGGAACCATTACACTAGATTCTGAACTGGGAAAAGGCAGTAAGTTTGAAGTAATTATTCCTGAGTTAACTTAA
- the tpx gene encoding thiol peroxidase encodes MAKITLGGKPTNTNGELPANGTKAPDFTLVKNDLSEASLSDYKGKKVILNIFPSVDTGVCATSVRKFNEKAASLDNTVVLCISKDLPFAQARFCGAEGIENAITLSGFRNDTYSKDYGVELVDAGFKGLNARAVVVIDEEGVVKHSELVPEIGQEPNYDAALAAL; translated from the coding sequence ATGGCAAAAATTACACTAGGTGGCAAACCCACCAATACAAATGGAGAGTTACCGGCAAACGGTACAAAAGCACCCGATTTTACACTAGTTAAAAATGATCTTTCAGAGGCATCTCTGAGTGATTATAAGGGAAAAAAGGTAATCCTTAATATTTTTCCAAGTGTTGATACCGGAGTTTGCGCAACTTCAGTTAGAAAATTTAATGAGAAGGCGGCTTCTTTAGATAATACAGTTGTTCTGTGTATTTCAAAAGATCTGCCTTTTGCACAAGCTCGATTCTGCGGTGCTGAAGGTATCGAAAATGCAATCACTCTTTCTGGTTTTAGAAATGATACTTACTCTAAAGATTACGGTGTTGAGTTAGTTGATGCCGGATTTAAGGGCCTAAATGCTCGTGCCGTTGTGGTAATTGATGAAGAAGGTGTTGTAAAACATTCGGAACTTGTGCCGGAAATAGGACAAGAGCCTAATTATGACGCTGCGTTAGCCGCACTTTAA
- a CDS encoding PAS domain-containing sensor histidine kinase, which translates to MTKPNLVKVEQLIASGNKLQAIRYLQNDLNMPLDEAVTTVESLDNEQNVNEKLKELNDQLLQQNKELAEKEKALQKSNDELIASQKEITQSKELITSINTNLSEGVYRSHAVGGLVYVNESFVRMFGYDSVEEMLNVPSRELYADPSSRKGLTSSIQKDKYRSNVEVLYKRKDGSTFWGLNSYYLTKDDNGDAVFDGAIRDITEEKKIQKKILESQRLLESINTNLSEGIYRSHKKGGLIYVNKAFAKMFGYDSPEEILAVKSINLYADPTSREEPIQTLREDHSRSNEETLFKRKDGSTFWGLNTYRLTTDEDGNEIYDGAVRDITDQKIYQEKLNKLNAELLKRNEELATQEKELEESNEALRSNSLSLVKTLEELSDRNFELDQLVYRTSHDLRSPLRSILGLVNLYKLEHEQVSDDYILKIEDRILKMDEFIKSMLNYSRASRMGLQYEKVNIKELIDDSIEGLEFLEGFQNMRINTKVTGELEKVITDKLRLKIVLGNILSNAIKYRNPELKENKLDITIKVLKKSVKITFVDNGIGISKEYLNKVFDMFYRATEQSDGSGLGMYIVKQSIERLEGQIDIESKLGVGTKITVTLPIAEENKPTD; encoded by the coding sequence ATGACTAAACCCAACCTAGTAAAAGTTGAACAACTGATAGCTTCTGGCAATAAATTACAAGCTATCAGGTACCTACAAAATGATCTTAACATGCCATTGGATGAGGCAGTAACTACTGTTGAGTCATTAGACAATGAACAAAATGTTAACGAGAAGCTGAAAGAGCTTAATGATCAACTTTTACAGCAAAATAAAGAACTAGCCGAAAAGGAAAAAGCCTTGCAAAAGTCGAATGACGAACTCATTGCAAGTCAAAAGGAAATTACACAATCAAAAGAGTTAATTACTTCAATTAACACCAACCTTTCTGAGGGCGTTTACAGGAGTCATGCAGTGGGGGGCTTAGTGTATGTGAATGAGTCATTCGTTCGTATGTTTGGTTACGATAGTGTGGAAGAGATGCTTAATGTGCCTTCCAGGGAATTATATGCAGACCCTTCATCGAGAAAGGGATTAACGTCATCGATACAAAAAGACAAATACAGGTCCAATGTTGAGGTATTGTACAAGCGCAAAGATGGTTCCACCTTCTGGGGATTGAATAGCTATTACCTTACCAAAGATGATAATGGAGATGCCGTATTCGATGGTGCTATACGAGATATAACGGAAGAGAAGAAAATCCAAAAGAAGATATTGGAGAGTCAGCGTTTGCTGGAGTCAATTAACACCAACCTTTCTGAAGGAATTTATAGAAGTCATAAAAAAGGTGGGCTTATTTATGTGAATAAAGCGTTTGCCAAGATGTTCGGCTATGATAGTCCCGAAGAAATTTTGGCTGTAAAGTCAATTAACCTCTATGCAGACCCTACTTCACGTGAAGAGCCAATTCAGACTCTTAGAGAGGATCATTCACGATCGAATGAAGAAACATTATTCAAACGAAAAGACGGCTCTACTTTTTGGGGATTGAACACCTATCGCCTTACCACCGATGAAGATGGAAATGAGATTTACGATGGAGCAGTGAGAGATATTACTGATCAAAAAATTTATCAGGAAAAACTAAATAAGCTAAATGCTGAACTACTCAAACGTAATGAAGAATTAGCCACACAGGAAAAGGAGTTAGAGGAGTCTAATGAGGCGTTGAGATCAAATAGTTTAAGCCTGGTAAAAACGTTGGAGGAATTATCCGACAGAAACTTTGAGTTAGATCAGTTAGTGTATAGAACTTCACATGACTTAAGATCACCACTCCGTTCCATTTTAGGGTTGGTAAATTTATACAAACTGGAGCATGAGCAAGTTTCTGACGATTACATTTTAAAAATCGAGGACCGTATTCTTAAGATGGATGAGTTTATTAAGTCTATGCTTAACTACTCACGAGCCAGTAGAATGGGCTTGCAGTATGAAAAGGTTAACATTAAGGAACTTATAGATGATAGTATTGAAGGCCTGGAATTTCTTGAAGGCTTTCAGAATATGCGAATCAATACGAAAGTAACCGGTGAGCTGGAGAAAGTGATAACGGACAAGTTACGATTGAAAATTGTGCTCGGAAACATACTTTCTAATGCCATTAAATATCGTAATCCTGAGTTAAAGGAAAACAAGCTCGACATTACCATAAAAGTGTTGAAGAAAAGCGTTAAAATCACTTTTGTTGATAATGGAATTGGTATCTCTAAAGAGTACCTCAATAAAGTTTTTGATATGTTTTACAGAGCCACAGAACAGTCAGATGGCTCTGGATTAGGAATGTACATTGTTAAACAGTCAATTGAAAGGCTTGAAGGCCAGATCGATATTGAAAGTAAATTAGGCGTTGGAACCAAAATTACTGTTACACTGCCCATTGCAGAAGAAAACAAGCCCACCGATTAA
- a CDS encoding phosphatase PAP2 family protein: MVAVTSLGSATAYFFIIPVIGWILYRNDRTWAHSIEAFIILISSFLINLALKFYYGRLRPDESLQLILLREGSLSFPSGHSMTSMAFYGFLIYLVWQYTQSKTKKVFFISALTLLILLIGFSRIYLGAHFPSDVLAGFAAGLIWLLVCISILRSYQFKKLRSH, translated from the coding sequence ATGGTAGCTGTTACCTCACTTGGAAGTGCTACCGCCTATTTTTTTATAATACCGGTTATAGGTTGGATACTTTACAGAAATGATCGTACATGGGCGCACTCGATCGAGGCTTTTATTATTCTTATATCCAGCTTTCTGATAAACCTTGCATTAAAATTCTATTATGGCCGATTGCGGCCAGATGAAAGCCTGCAACTCATACTACTTCGGGAAGGATCGTTAAGTTTTCCAAGTGGACATAGCATGACCTCGATGGCCTTTTATGGATTCCTTATTTACCTCGTTTGGCAATACACTCAGTCAAAAACTAAAAAAGTATTTTTCATTTCAGCTCTAACGCTGCTGATTCTTTTGATTGGCTTTAGTAGGATTTACCTTGGCGCCCATTTTCCTTCAGATGTTTTAGCTGGTTTTGCAGCAGGACTAATATGGCTATTGGTATGTATTTCTATTCTTCGATCTTACCAATTTAAAAAATTGAGATCCCATTAA
- a CDS encoding YkgJ family cysteine cluster protein: protein MSIYLKVKAVERVFNSLEKDIKSFQQSTGLGCVSGCGLCCHKPNITATALEFLPFAYELYKQNLAYQWLDDLQTNKSGFCRILNPMPVEGSKGFCGHYQYRGLICRAFGFAAMKNKLGQPTLVTCKTIKTEFPESYERASNHVSSGKNVPLMSNYYHQLRSIDSDLGRELIPINDAILSAVKVVLGHYAYRKPYRRRA, encoded by the coding sequence ATGTCAATCTATCTTAAAGTCAAAGCTGTTGAACGGGTTTTCAATAGCCTTGAGAAGGATATAAAATCCTTTCAGCAAAGTACCGGTTTGGGTTGTGTAAGTGGTTGTGGTTTGTGTTGCCATAAGCCCAACATCACAGCCACAGCTTTAGAATTCTTACCTTTTGCATACGAATTATATAAGCAAAATCTCGCCTATCAATGGTTGGATGACTTGCAGACTAATAAATCCGGGTTTTGCAGAATACTAAACCCCATGCCTGTGGAAGGCTCCAAAGGCTTTTGTGGTCACTATCAGTATCGTGGCCTCATTTGCAGGGCTTTTGGGTTTGCAGCTATGAAGAACAAACTCGGCCAACCAACACTTGTAACCTGCAAAACAATTAAAACAGAATTTCCTGAAAGCTATGAAAGAGCTTCTAACCATGTTTCTTCAGGAAAGAACGTACCACTTATGTCCAATTATTATCATCAACTAAGAAGTATAGATTCGGATTTAGGCAGAGAACTTATACCCATTAATGATGCCATATTATCAGCGGTTAAAGTAGTACTGGGCCACTACGCCTACCGCAAGCCTTATCGTAGAAGGGCTTAA
- a CDS encoding 4-hydroxy-3-methylbut-2-enyl diphosphate reductase: MKKFDIPSYYRSSITGRVKEIRKESDPRKKDFSPAVMDFGAVQFYIARHFGFCYGVENAIEISYKALEENRDKNVFLLSQMIHNQEVNNDLVSRGIKFIMDTDGTQFIPWEQLKPDDIVIVPAFGTTLEIEEILNNIGIEVQRYNTTCPFVEKVWKRSAKLGEESHTIIIHGKHNHEETRATFSHSSKGAPSVIVKNMSETEFLCDVIKGNKTPDEFYQFFEGKYSDGFDPERDLKRVGVVNQTTMLATETQAIADYVKKTMQEVYGEADLKDHFADTRDTLCYATNDNQDATYALLEQNADIAIVVGGYNSSNTSHIVELCERKYPTYFINSPDEIIGEQLINHYDYPNHKHLTTDNWLPKKSPTKIVLTSGASCPDTLVDQVLLKILSYFNEAKSVETVMAEIENQ; this comes from the coding sequence ATTAAAAAATTCGATATACCTTCATACTATCGCTCTTCCATTACAGGTAGGGTTAAGGAGATAAGGAAAGAATCCGATCCCAGGAAAAAAGACTTTTCACCGGCAGTAATGGATTTTGGTGCTGTTCAATTCTATATTGCAAGGCACTTTGGCTTCTGCTATGGTGTAGAAAATGCCATTGAAATTAGCTATAAAGCGCTCGAAGAGAACCGTGATAAAAATGTATTTCTACTTAGCCAGATGATTCATAATCAAGAGGTTAATAACGATTTGGTTTCTCGAGGGATTAAATTTATTATGGATACTGATGGCACCCAGTTTATTCCTTGGGAACAGCTAAAACCCGATGATATAGTGATAGTACCGGCTTTTGGCACCACATTGGAAATAGAGGAAATACTTAACAACATTGGTATTGAAGTTCAGCGGTATAATACTACCTGCCCATTTGTTGAAAAGGTATGGAAGCGATCTGCAAAACTCGGGGAAGAAAGCCACACCATCATCATTCACGGAAAGCATAACCATGAAGAAACCAGAGCCACTTTTTCTCACAGTTCTAAGGGTGCTCCTTCGGTTATTGTTAAGAACATGTCCGAGACAGAGTTTCTTTGTGATGTAATTAAAGGAAATAAAACACCTGATGAGTTCTATCAATTTTTTGAAGGTAAGTATTCAGATGGGTTCGATCCTGAAAGAGATTTAAAGCGAGTGGGTGTAGTAAACCAAACCACTATGTTGGCTACAGAAACTCAGGCTATCGCAGACTATGTTAAAAAAACTATGCAAGAGGTTTATGGTGAAGCAGACTTAAAAGACCACTTTGCGGATACACGGGATACGCTCTGCTATGCCACTAATGATAACCAGGATGCCACTTATGCCTTGCTTGAGCAAAATGCTGATATAGCTATTGTAGTTGGAGGGTATAACAGCTCTAATACTTCGCACATAGTGGAGCTTTGTGAGCGAAAATATCCAACCTATTTTATTAATAGTCCGGATGAAATTATAGGTGAGCAGCTTATCAATCATTACGATTATCCTAATCATAAACATTTAACAACAGATAATTGGCTACCCAAAAAATCGCCAACCAAAATAGTTTTAACGAGTGGCGCTAGTTGCCCCGATACACTGGTGGATCAGGTATTATTGAAGATTTTATCTTATTTTAATGAAGCCAAATCTGTAGAAACGGTGATGGCAGAAATTGAGAATCAATAG
- a CDS encoding M1 family metallopeptidase has product MNYKIFIFLLAIAACNSKNEMSEETKKVDEVIPVKDPHSFAIPSESVIKHLSWNATVDFEKKSIAGVATFDLKNSDEASKIVLDTKDLNISKVTDAAGNELAFNLGEKVDHLGSPLEIKITPETTKVAIHYSTSPGAEALQWLDPVQTADKKEPFLFTQSQAILARSWVPVQDSPGIRFTYDAEVTVPKGLMALMSAENPTETNDTGVYTFKMDQAIPAYLLALAVGDLEFKRIGARSGVYAEPSVVEKAAYEFGELEQMISAAEELYGPYQWEEYDIIVLPPSFPFGGMENPRLTFATPTILAGDRSLTSLVAHELAHSWSGNLVTNATWNDFWLNEGFTVYFEQRIMEKLYGRAYSEMLASLSAQDLKTEVEEMIADGLESDTRLKLELEGRNPDDGVTSIAYDKGYLFLRSIEEEVGRERFDAFLKMYFNDNAFKGMTTEGFLDRLEKDLYKKNNLTFNREKAEEWIYQPGLPSTAPTPKSDKFAMVDAEWEKLKGGATPLDLNTSEWSSHEWLHFVRSIPEDYTAEDMKMLDTAFKFTDTGNSEVLTAWLIKSISKNYTPAYDRLENFLINTGRRKFLMPLYEEMIKTEKGTAMAKEIYAKARPNYHFVSTNSIDALLENK; this is encoded by the coding sequence ATGAATTATAAAATATTTATTTTCCTATTAGCCATTGCGGCTTGTAATTCAAAAAATGAAATGTCAGAAGAAACAAAAAAAGTTGATGAGGTAATTCCCGTAAAGGATCCTCACTCATTTGCTATTCCTTCAGAGTCGGTAATAAAACACCTTAGTTGGAATGCTACGGTTGATTTTGAAAAGAAATCTATAGCCGGTGTAGCAACTTTTGATCTTAAAAATTCCGATGAGGCAAGTAAAATTGTACTCGACACGAAAGATTTGAACATCAGTAAAGTAACGGATGCCGCTGGTAATGAACTAGCGTTTAATCTGGGTGAAAAAGTAGATCATTTGGGAAGTCCTTTAGAAATAAAAATCACTCCTGAGACAACTAAAGTAGCCATTCATTACAGTACTTCTCCAGGTGCTGAAGCGCTGCAATGGTTAGACCCCGTACAGACTGCTGATAAAAAAGAGCCATTTCTTTTCACACAGTCTCAAGCGATTCTGGCCAGAAGTTGGGTCCCCGTTCAAGACTCTCCAGGCATCAGGTTTACTTATGATGCTGAGGTGACAGTACCTAAAGGATTAATGGCATTAATGAGCGCAGAAAACCCAACGGAAACAAATGATACTGGGGTTTACACATTTAAAATGGATCAGGCCATACCGGCATATTTACTTGCATTAGCGGTAGGAGACTTAGAATTCAAACGCATTGGCGCTCGCTCCGGAGTATATGCAGAGCCATCAGTAGTTGAAAAGGCGGCCTATGAGTTTGGTGAACTTGAGCAGATGATTAGTGCCGCTGAAGAACTTTATGGCCCTTACCAATGGGAAGAATATGATATCATTGTGTTGCCTCCGAGCTTCCCTTTTGGAGGAATGGAAAACCCTCGTTTAACCTTTGCCACTCCAACAATTTTGGCTGGAGACAGATCATTAACTTCTCTTGTTGCACACGAATTAGCACACTCTTGGTCTGGCAACTTGGTAACCAACGCTACCTGGAATGACTTCTGGTTGAATGAAGGCTTTACCGTTTATTTCGAACAAAGAATTATGGAGAAGCTGTATGGTAGAGCTTATTCTGAAATGCTGGCTTCACTTTCAGCTCAGGATTTGAAAACCGAGGTTGAAGAAATGATAGCCGATGGCTTGGAAAGTGACACGCGTTTAAAGCTAGAGTTAGAAGGCAGAAACCCTGATGATGGGGTAACTTCCATTGCCTACGACAAAGGCTATTTGTTCCTAAGAAGCATTGAAGAAGAAGTAGGCCGAGAGCGATTTGATGCTTTCCTTAAAATGTATTTTAATGACAATGCATTTAAAGGGATGACTACGGAAGGCTTCCTTGATAGATTAGAAAAAGATCTGTATAAGAAGAATAATCTTACTTTTAATAGAGAAAAAGCTGAAGAATGGATTTATCAGCCCGGACTACCTTCAACTGCTCCAACTCCAAAATCGGATAAGTTTGCGATGGTAGACGCAGAGTGGGAAAAACTGAAAGGTGGAGCAACTCCTTTAGATTTAAATACTTCTGAATGGTCGTCTCACGAATGGTTACACTTTGTAAGAAGCATCCCTGAAGATTACACTGCAGAAGACATGAAAATGCTTGATACTGCATTTAAGTTTACCGATACTGGCAATTCAGAGGTGCTTACAGCCTGGTTGATTAAAAGTATTAGTAAAAATTATACACCTGCATACGACCGATTAGAGAATTTTTTAATTAATACCGGAAGAAGAAAATTCTTAATGCCTTTGTATGAAGAGATGATTAAAACAGAAAAAGGAACGGCTATGGCAAAAGAAATTTATGCTAAAGCCCGACCTAATTATCACTTCGTATCAACTAATTCCATAGATGCGTTGTTAGAAAACAAATAG
- a CDS encoding ABC transporter ATP-binding protein gives MSKSKVTIGHVFKTIVWPRRTQLLIGLVLIIISRLAGLVLPGASKYLMDDVIPNNNLEMLKLLLLAVGIAVTVQAITSFALTQILSVEAQQLISQLRSKVQAHIIKLPVRFFDNAKTGELVSRIMTDVEGVRNIVGTGLAQLFGGILTSVICLFLLISISPMMTLYVLVPVAIFGFISLKAFGKIRPIFRERGVINAEVTGRLTETLGGVRVIKGFNAEAQEIKTFEDGVTRLFLNIKKSLTSTSFVTSSATFLLGLASTGIMGIGGYMIMNGDMTFGDFLAFTLYLGFMIAPIVQMSNIGSQLTEAFAGLDRTEEILNTPLEDDPTVRTKQMREITGDITFQDVSFSYEEDKKVIKNISFEAQRGTVTALVGTSGSGKSTIAGMAASFLVPDSGKVLVDGVDLTTITLESYRSQLGVVLQNDFLFEGTIKENILFPRPDASEEELIHAVKAAHVNEFTDRFEKGLDTMIGERGVKLSGGQQQRLAIARAILANPKILILDEATSNLDLESEAYIQESLKSLMKGRTTFVIAHRLSTIRQADQILVIENGEIVERGKHDELLTKKGRYHNLHEYQARI, from the coding sequence ATGAGCAAGAGTAAGGTTACGATAGGTCACGTTTTTAAAACTATAGTTTGGCCGCGCAGAACGCAGCTTCTTATAGGTTTAGTTCTGATAATTATTAGTCGCTTGGCGGGTTTAGTACTTCCTGGGGCTAGTAAATACCTGATGGACGATGTGATTCCGAATAATAATTTGGAAATGCTCAAACTACTTTTGCTGGCGGTGGGAATCGCAGTAACGGTACAGGCGATCACCTCATTTGCTCTTACACAAATATTGAGCGTGGAGGCTCAACAGCTTATTTCGCAGTTAAGGTCCAAAGTGCAGGCACATATTATTAAACTGCCGGTACGTTTTTTTGATAACGCCAAAACGGGAGAGCTTGTATCAAGAATTATGACCGATGTTGAAGGTGTTAGAAATATTGTGGGTACAGGCCTAGCTCAGCTCTTTGGTGGAATTTTAACATCTGTCATTTGCCTCTTTCTACTTATTAGTATCAGCCCAATGATGACACTCTATGTGCTGGTTCCTGTAGCCATATTCGGTTTTATTTCGTTGAAAGCCTTTGGTAAAATCAGACCGATATTTAGAGAAAGAGGTGTTATTAATGCCGAAGTTACCGGCAGACTTACAGAAACTTTAGGTGGAGTAAGGGTTATAAAGGGGTTTAATGCAGAAGCACAAGAGATAAAGACTTTTGAAGATGGAGTAACACGACTTTTCTTAAATATCAAAAAAAGCCTTACCTCAACGAGCTTTGTAACGAGTTCAGCCACATTTCTTCTGGGGCTGGCTTCTACTGGAATTATGGGTATTGGAGGTTATATGATAATGAATGGGGATATGACCTTCGGAGACTTTCTGGCGTTTACACTCTACTTAGGGTTTATGATTGCTCCAATTGTACAAATGAGTAATATAGGAAGCCAATTAACCGAAGCTTTTGCCGGCCTTGACCGAACTGAAGAGATATTAAATACACCTCTTGAAGACGATCCTACTGTACGAACAAAACAGATGCGTGAAATAACGGGTGATATTACTTTTCAAGATGTTTCTTTTTCTTACGAAGAAGATAAAAAAGTTATCAAAAATATCAGTTTTGAGGCTCAGCGAGGAACAGTAACTGCCCTTGTAGGAACTTCCGGTTCAGGGAAAAGTACCATTGCGGGGATGGCAGCATCATTCCTGGTGCCTGATTCAGGCAAAGTGTTGGTTGATGGAGTCGACTTAACTACAATAACCCTAGAAAGCTACCGCAGTCAATTGGGTGTAGTTCTTCAAAACGACTTTTTATTCGAAGGCACAATTAAAGAGAACATATTATTTCCTAGGCCCGATGCGTCTGAAGAAGAGTTAATACATGCGGTAAAAGCTGCTCATGTGAATGAATTTACAGATCGGTTTGAAAAGGGGTTGGATACTATGATCGGTGAGAGAGGGGTGAAATTATCAGGTGGACAGCAGCAGCGTTTGGCTATAGCCAGAGCAATTTTGGCAAATCCTAAGATTCTTATTTTAGATGAAGCAACTTCCAACCTCGACCTGGAAAGTGAGGCATATATACAGGAAAGTCTAAAATCTTTAATGAAGGGCAGAACTACATTTGTTATCGCCCACCGGCTAAGTACTATTCGGCAGGCAGACCAAATTCTGGTGATTGAAAATGGCGAAATTGTAGAACGAGGCAAGCATGATGAATTGCTTACCAAAAAAGGAAGGTATCACAACTTGCATGAGTATCAGGCTAGGATTTAA